One Mercenaria mercenaria strain notata chromosome 12, MADL_Memer_1, whole genome shotgun sequence DNA segment encodes these proteins:
- the LOC128547539 gene encoding protein PFC0760c-like has product MKEIKSYDATRISYVNSKENPANVATRGATINDLHDNKLWWNRPKWLTESLELSSKIVNNDTEDLDTDIESTQAVKSNSGNLETVFHDGESVSISNTVDNERVHDNICVSFEIESTKFSSVDKLIRITAFAKQFIKQIRKQNAQLKKTQILTTDRMTVQVDDSDSSSVESDSSGDDSVKIDDKNEVIDEDASDSIRANKEDGKDENDEDDGSMTEGKSYRNVGDSIDINEDEKNVNENDYNKTTEAETEKGVDYSITIDENCDHDVEDDKMAEKETDKE; this is encoded by the exons ATGAAAGAGATCAAGTCATATGATGCAACTAGGATTAGCTATGTGAATTCAAAGGAAAATCCAGCGAACGTTGCAACGAGAGGAGCAACCATAAATGACTTGCACGACAACAAACTTTGGTGGAATAGACCAAAATGGCTAACAGAAAGCCTCGAATTGTCCTCTAAAATAGTGAATAATGATACTGAAGATTTGGATACAGATATTGAAAGTACACAGGCTGTGAAAAGTAATTCTGGAAATTTAGAGACTGTATTTCATGACGGAGAAAGTGTGTCAATTTCAAATACAGTAGATAACGAACGTGTACATGACAATATCTGTGTTTCGTTTGAGATAGAGAGTACAAAGTTCTCTTCTGTTGACAAATTGATCCGTATTACTGCCTTTGCCAAACAATTCATCAAGCAAATCaggaaacaaaat GCACAGCTTAAGAAGACACAGATTCTTACTACTGACCGTATGACAGTACAAGT TGATGATAGTGATTCCAGCAGTGTTGAAAGTGATTCTAGTGGTGATGATAGTGTTAAAATTGATGATAAAAATGAAGTCATCGATGAAGACGCTAGCGATTCG ATTCGAGCAAATAAGGAAGATGGAAAGGATGAAAATGATGAAGATGATGGTTCAATGACTGAAGGTAAAAGTTATAGAAATGTTGGAGATAGCATAGATATAAATGAAGATGAAAAGaatgtaaatgaaaatgattATAATAAAACGACTGAAGCTGAAACTGAAAAAGGTGTTGATTACAGCATTACGATAGACGAAAATTGTGACCATGATGTTGAAGATGACAAAATGGCTGAGAAAGAAACTGATAAAGAATGA